The sequence TCAGTTTCAATTCGATTTCAAACCGATGGCAGATGCGTCCCCGGTTCAACCTAAGGTGGATCTCTCCAGGATCTATGTGTCTTCACACACACTCGGGCTCATTCTTACGTACCACGTAAACTATGGCATCTCCGCACGGAAGACCGCAGCGCTGATGAGAGACGTTCATAACGTGCATATTTCTCATCAAAGTGTGCTGAACTACATGAACAGTGTTGCGTTGACGGTGAAGCCTTTTGTGGATAATTTCCCGTACGAGTTGTCTGATCAGTTCTGTGGGGATGAAACCTACATCCGTGTAAACGGGCGCTGGCATTACATCTTCTTCTTTTTCGATGCCGCTAAGAAGGTCATCCTGTCCTATCGGACTTCACCGAATCGGGACACCTTTTCAGCGATTCGCGCCCTGGATGATATGTTCAGGAAGATGAAGACCATTCCAGAGAACTTGAACATCGTGGTGGACGGAAACCCTATCTACCTGTTGGCCCAACAATTCTTTGCGCAACACGATATCCATTTTGATGTGACACGTGTAATCGGGCTGACAAACGAAGACCCTGTGTCAACTGAATATCGTCCATTGAAGCAAATCATCGAGCGTTTGAACCGGACATTTAAAGGGAACTACCGCGCCACCCATGGCTTTGGTTCCGAAGATGGATCGGTTTCTCACGTGACGCTGTTTGTCGCGTACTTCAACTTTCTCCGTCCTCATTCATCCTTGGAAGGCCGGGTACCTGTGATTGTCCCAGAATTGAAGGAAATGCCTCACATGCCCGCTCGATGGACGAAACTGATTGAACTATCGCAACAGTGGCTGACCGAGAATGCCAGCT is a genomic window of Sporosarcina oncorhynchi containing:
- a CDS encoding DDE-type integrase/transposase/recombinase; the protein is MYPQLLAYLLQYIKYQHTIIITLLTVVLGKAVGSVRPDEPVDKPYRKLQIDELPVLEKLEKLSFQDLLDDYFKAHGKSLKPVQRRKNAKSSVPEKLCCPRCSAPSSYLYANNGDKGQFQCKVCGCLFNKQSRYLKEAILKCPHCLKTLEKVKERKDFDVFKCKNNDCSYYQKKLRQMTQAEKKRFKEDPQAFKVRYIYRQFQFDFKPMADASPVQPKVDLSRIYVSSHTLGLILTYHVNYGISARKTAALMRDVHNVHISHQSVLNYMNSVALTVKPFVDNFPYELSDQFCGDETYIRVNGRWHYIFFFFDAAKKVILSYRTSPNRDTFSAIRALDDMFRKMKTIPENLNIVVDGNPIYLLAQQFFAQHDIHFDVTRVIGLTNEDPVSTEYRPLKQIIERLNRTFKGNYRATHGFGSEDGSVSHVTLFVAYFNFLRPHSSLEGRVPVIVPELKEMPHMPARWTKLIELSQQWLTENAS